A part of Clostridium novyi genomic DNA contains:
- a CDS encoding calcium-translocating P-type ATPase, PMCA-type: MDNEKFLKKGLTSDEAKKRMKEYGPNILEKKKRISPVKIFLEQFNDFIIWVLISATILSAIMGQKADAITIVIIVVMNAILGFIQEYKTEKSLEALQNLTAPTSKVLRDQEIKVISAEELVPGDIIILESGDRIPADSMLIEGNSLVVDESLLTGESVGVDKNCNNKNNNIYMGTVVLKGKGRALVENTGMKTEMGKIADMLDNIESDKSPLKKKLASLGKVMVAVCIVICIVVTIMGIIRGQDKYEMFLLGVSLAVAAIPEGMPAIVTVALALGVSRMLKRNALIRKLPAVETLGCTSIICSDKTGTLTQNKMTVEKVYFNDKIFDLNENDDLNFDILKKTFIYCNDCGYDFNQKNYEKMLLGDPTETALVKALFKKASDLKDFLKKSQRLYDIPFDSTRKMMSVIMEERGKKKCYVKGAPERVIDRCKYILMNNEILEFTDEYRRRVNKKVEEMSYNALRCIAAAYKDKNVVKGRGLEEDLIFVGIAGMKDPPRPEAKEAVLKCKMAGIKPVMITGDHKNTAYAIAKELRICKNEDEVITGEELDKLSEKELIKKVNKISVFARVSPKHKLSIVRAFKKRNNIVAMTGDGVNDAPAVKEADIGVSMGISGTDVTKEASSMILLDDNFTTIVSAVEEGRIIYDNIRKFIRYLLSCNLGEVLTMFLSSLFYLETPLLPIQILFINLATDGLPAIALGVDPADKDIMLRKPRDKNESIFARGLKEKIILRGSLIGVCTIFAFLSGKYYGMDLKTCRTLALCTLIMSQLLHVFECRSENHSIFEIKLFTNMYLVGAVTVSICMLLSLIYNPFLQGIFHTVPLHLGQWAIIIFFSGFISFINSLYLLFRKR; encoded by the coding sequence ATGGATAACGAGAAATTTTTAAAAAAAGGTCTTACTAGTGATGAAGCTAAAAAAAGAATGAAAGAATATGGACCCAATATACTAGAAAAAAAGAAAAGAATATCACCTGTGAAAATTTTTCTAGAACAGTTTAATGATTTTATTATTTGGGTTTTAATATCTGCTACTATATTATCTGCTATTATGGGACAAAAGGCAGATGCAATAACTATAGTTATTATAGTTGTTATGAATGCTATATTAGGATTTATACAAGAATATAAAACAGAAAAATCATTGGAAGCACTTCAAAATCTAACAGCACCTACATCAAAGGTACTAAGAGATCAAGAAATCAAGGTAATAAGTGCAGAAGAATTAGTTCCAGGAGATATAATTATATTAGAAAGTGGAGATAGAATTCCAGCAGATTCTATGCTTATAGAAGGAAATAGCTTAGTTGTAGATGAATCTTTATTAACAGGTGAATCAGTGGGTGTAGATAAAAATTGTAATAACAAAAATAATAATATTTACATGGGTACTGTTGTACTTAAGGGGAAAGGGAGAGCATTAGTTGAAAACACTGGTATGAAAACTGAAATGGGTAAAATTGCGGACATGCTAGATAATATAGAGTCTGATAAATCACCTTTAAAAAAGAAGCTTGCATCTCTTGGAAAAGTCATGGTTGCAGTTTGTATTGTTATATGTATTGTAGTAACTATTATGGGGATTATTAGAGGTCAAGATAAGTATGAGATGTTTTTACTGGGGGTTAGTTTAGCCGTTGCTGCAATACCAGAAGGAATGCCTGCTATAGTTACTGTTGCATTAGCACTTGGAGTTTCTAGAATGCTTAAAAGAAATGCTCTTATAAGAAAACTCCCAGCAGTTGAGACATTGGGTTGTACATCTATTATATGTAGTGATAAGACGGGTACTCTTACTCAAAATAAGATGACAGTTGAGAAAGTGTATTTTAACGATAAAATATTTGATTTAAATGAAAATGATGATTTAAATTTTGATATTTTAAAAAAGACTTTTATATATTGTAATGATTGTGGATATGATTTTAATCAAAAGAACTATGAAAAGATGTTACTTGGAGATCCAACTGAGACAGCTCTTGTAAAAGCATTATTTAAAAAAGCATCAGATTTAAAGGATTTTTTGAAAAAGTCACAAAGATTATATGATATACCTTTTGATTCTACTAGAAAAATGATGTCAGTTATAATGGAGGAGAGAGGAAAGAAAAAATGTTATGTTAAAGGAGCGCCAGAACGAGTAATTGATAGATGCAAGTATATCTTGATGAATAATGAAATATTAGAATTTACAGATGAATACAGAAGAAGAGTTAATAAAAAAGTTGAGGAAATGTCATATAATGCTTTAAGGTGTATTGCAGCAGCGTACAAGGATAAAAATGTAGTGAAAGGAAGAGGATTAGAGGAAGATTTAATATTTGTCGGTATTGCGGGTATGAAAGATCCCCCAAGACCTGAAGCTAAAGAAGCTGTATTAAAATGCAAAATGGCAGGTATAAAGCCAGTTATGATAACAGGAGATCATAAAAATACAGCATATGCAATAGCAAAAGAACTTAGAATATGTAAAAATGAAGATGAAGTTATAACAGGTGAAGAATTAGATAAGCTATCAGAAAAAGAATTAATAAAAAAAGTTAATAAGATATCAGTATTTGCACGGGTAAGTCCTAAGCACAAATTAAGTATTGTAAGAGCTTTTAAGAAACGAAATAATATAGTGGCAATGACTGGAGATGGAGTTAATGATGCACCAGCAGTAAAGGAAGCAGATATTGGTGTATCTATGGGGATATCAGGAACAGATGTTACAAAAGAAGCATCCTCTATGATACTTTTAGATGATAATTTTACAACTATTGTATCGGCTGTTGAAGAAGGAAGAATAATATATGATAATATAAGAAAATTCATAAGATATTTATTATCATGTAATTTAGGAGAAGTACTTACTATGTTTTTGTCTTCATTGTTTTATTTAGAAACACCACTATTACCTATACAAATTTTATTTATAAACTTAGCAACTGATGGTCTTCCTGCTATAGCATTAGGAGTAGATCCCGCTGATAAAGATATAATGCTTAGAAAACCAAGGGATAAAAATGAAAGCATATTTGCAAGGGGGCTTAAGGAGAAGATAATACTTAGAGGAAGTTTAATTGGAGTATGTACAATATTTGCTTTTTTATCAGGTAAATATTATGGTATGGATTTAAAAACTTGTAGAACACTTGCATTGTGCACTTTAATAATGTCTCAATTGCTTCATGTATTTGAATGTAGATCTGAAAATCATTCTATTTTTGAAATTAAGCTATTTACAAATATGTATTTAGTAGGTGCTGTAACAGTGTCTATTTGTATGCTTTTGAGTCTAATATATAATCCCTTTTTACAAGGAATATTCCATACAGTTCCACTACATTTAGGACAATGGGCTATAATAATATTTTTCTCAGGATTTATTTCATTTATAAATAGTCTTTACTTATTATTTAGAAAAAGATAA
- the ychF gene encoding redox-regulated ATPase YchF, with the protein MKLGIVGLPNVGKSTLFNAITKAGAESANYPFCTIEPNVGVVAVPDKRLDVLEKMYETKKKIYATVEFYDIAGLVKGASKGEGLGNKFLSHIREVEAIVHVVRCFQDDNIVHVEGSIDPIRDIETINLELILADLEVIERRYEKTVRSARSGVKEAKIELPILEKVKAHLEANKPVRSLELTKDEQEIVKGFFLITSKPILYVSNICEDDLVSGNIENEFVKKVKEYAKEEDSEVITVCAKIEEELSTLEDEERDELLSEYGLTEPGLNRLIRSSYSLLGLMSFLTAGKIEVRAWTIVKGTKAPKAAGKIHTDIERGFIRAEIVSYNDLVECGSEAAAKEKGLFRLEGKDYVMQDGDIVNFRFNV; encoded by the coding sequence ATGAAACTAGGAATCGTAGGTTTACCAAACGTTGGAAAAAGCACTCTTTTCAACGCTATTACTAAGGCTGGTGCTGAATCTGCTAACTACCCATTCTGTACTATAGAACCAAATGTAGGAGTAGTAGCTGTTCCAGATAAAAGACTTGATGTTCTTGAAAAAATGTATGAAACAAAAAAGAAAATATACGCAACTGTAGAATTTTATGATATCGCAGGCCTTGTTAAAGGTGCTAGTAAAGGAGAAGGTCTTGGAAATAAATTTTTATCTCATATAAGAGAAGTTGAAGCAATAGTCCATGTTGTTAGATGTTTTCAAGATGATAACATAGTACACGTTGAAGGTTCAATTGATCCTATTCGTGATATTGAAACAATTAATCTTGAACTTATTTTAGCTGACCTTGAAGTTATAGAAAGAAGATATGAAAAAACTGTTAGATCCGCTCGTAGTGGAGTTAAAGAAGCTAAAATTGAACTTCCTATACTAGAAAAAGTTAAAGCCCATCTTGAAGCTAACAAACCTGTTAGAAGTCTTGAACTTACAAAAGACGAACAAGAAATTGTAAAAGGCTTTTTCTTAATTACATCAAAACCTATATTATATGTATCAAATATATGTGAAGATGATCTTGTATCTGGAAATATTGAAAATGAATTTGTAAAAAAAGTTAAAGAATATGCTAAAGAAGAGGATTCAGAAGTTATAACTGTATGTGCTAAAATTGAAGAAGAATTATCTACTCTTGAAGATGAAGAAAGAGATGAATTATTATCTGAATATGGACTTACAGAACCAGGGCTTAACAGACTTATCCGCTCTAGTTATTCTCTTTTAGGTTTAATGAGTTTTTTAACAGCTGGTAAAATAGAAGTAAGAGCTTGGACTATCGTAAAAGGAACAAAAGCTCCAAAAGCTGCTGGTAAAATTCATACAGATATAGAAAGAGGATTTATAAGAGCTGAAATTGTATCTTATAATGATCTTGTAGAATGTGGCTCTGAAGCTGCTGCTAAAGAAAAAGGATTATTTAGACTTGAAGGTAAAGACTATGTAATGCAAGATGGTGATATAGTTAACTTCAGATTTAACGTTTAA
- a CDS encoding AAA family ATPase, which produces MELSSHDVIYKFDFDGIQPKEEKFNIAEYKRDVYKKLKTALEIDKEGYNIFLIDDFSKMKLKNIKEYIKEAYKDRSKPKDICYVIKEDAERPYPLYISGGKGYLLKDTVRGLQKKYLNVIYNFYNGVAIKEKEEILDDIQGKRSKLVNELMKSAEDKGFKIKSNDNGFTFVPIKEDEIMTEVQYEELDDNDKKDILSKVTELKLQSTEILDKLKDIEIEGIDRIKVIIIKYFKDELKEIKEKYKNEFSEDLEAINFLNEMCEEIEKDSIENYSMIYEDDEEKILEIIMRYDVNIIVDNTTNDIPEVIYEDDPNVIKLLGSIDYKNQNGTYVTDVSFIKGGSLLRANEGCIIMKASNLLANPTAYYNLKKVISSGELDFNYNKGYVDLISISGLDPKPIKVNAKVILVGDYETYDILYNYDKDFSKLFKIKAQYNPIISIKADEKEAFIHDLNKVCINNNLKSLNKSAIVEIAKFASRKAEDKNKLFVNNEDISEILVLSNNNAKKEDRDEIIADDVLKCINNEDIIEEEVMEYYKDNTILLDVTGRKVGQINGLSVIDFGYFILGKPIRITCSCYKGDGEIIDVEKQSELSGNIHNKAVNILKGCISSILGKYAKIPVDFHLSFEQVYSRIDGDSASVAEFISMISSLSNMPIRQNIAVTGSLNQFGEVQPIGGVNEKIEGFYKVCKVVDNIKNKGVLIPFSNKNNLVLNNEVEKAIDYGSFHIYVMKNIKDAIEILIGDYNEVMSSVKREIRKYNRKA; this is translated from the coding sequence ATGGAGCTATCGTCCCATGATGTCATATACAAGTTTGATTTCGATGGTATACAACCAAAGGAAGAGAAATTTAATATAGCGGAATACAAAAGAGATGTATATAAAAAGTTAAAAACAGCCCTAGAAATAGACAAAGAAGGATACAATATTTTTTTAATAGATGATTTTTCTAAGATGAAACTAAAAAATATAAAGGAATATATAAAAGAAGCTTATAAAGATAGAAGTAAACCTAAGGATATATGCTATGTAATAAAAGAAGATGCTGAAAGACCTTATCCATTATATATTTCTGGAGGAAAAGGATACTTATTAAAAGACACAGTTAGAGGTCTTCAAAAAAAGTATTTAAATGTTATATACAATTTTTACAATGGTGTGGCTATAAAAGAAAAAGAAGAAATATTAGATGATATCCAAGGTAAAAGAAGTAAGCTTGTAAATGAACTTATGAAAAGTGCTGAAGATAAAGGATTTAAAATAAAATCTAATGATAATGGATTTACTTTTGTACCTATAAAAGAAGATGAAATAATGACAGAAGTACAATATGAGGAACTTGATGATAATGATAAAAAAGATATACTTAGTAAAGTAACAGAGTTGAAATTACAGTCAACAGAGATTTTAGACAAATTAAAGGATATAGAAATAGAAGGTATAGATAGAATAAAAGTTATAATAATTAAGTATTTTAAAGATGAACTAAAGGAAATAAAAGAAAAATATAAGAATGAATTCTCAGAAGATTTAGAAGCTATTAATTTTTTAAATGAAATGTGTGAAGAAATAGAAAAGGATTCTATTGAAAATTATTCTATGATATATGAAGATGATGAGGAAAAGATATTAGAAATTATAATGAGATATGATGTCAATATCATAGTGGATAATACTACCAATGATATACCAGAAGTTATATATGAAGACGATCCTAATGTAATAAAATTACTTGGAAGTATAGATTATAAAAATCAAAATGGAACTTATGTAACAGATGTTTCTTTTATAAAAGGCGGTTCTCTTTTAAGAGCAAATGAGGGTTGCATAATTATGAAGGCAAGTAATTTATTAGCGAATCCAACGGCATACTATAATTTAAAAAAAGTAATCTCAAGTGGAGAATTAGATTTTAATTATAATAAAGGATACGTAGATTTAATATCAATAAGTGGATTAGATCCAAAACCTATAAAAGTTAATGCTAAAGTTATTTTAGTAGGTGATTATGAAACTTACGATATATTATATAATTATGATAAAGATTTTAGTAAACTTTTCAAAATAAAAGCTCAATACAATCCTATAATTTCAATAAAAGCAGATGAAAAAGAAGCTTTTATTCATGATTTAAATAAAGTTTGTATTAATAATAATTTAAAATCTCTTAATAAGAGTGCTATAGTAGAGATTGCTAAATTCGCTTCAAGAAAAGCTGAAGATAAAAATAAGTTATTTGTAAATAATGAAGATATAAGTGAGATACTAGTTCTTTCAAATAATAATGCTAAAAAAGAAGATAGAGATGAAATAATTGCCGATGATGTTTTAAAATGTATTAATAATGAAGATATTATTGAAGAAGAAGTTATGGAATATTATAAGGACAATACAATATTATTAGATGTTACCGGAAGAAAAGTAGGACAGATTAATGGCCTTTCTGTAATTGATTTTGGATATTTTATATTAGGTAAACCTATAAGAATAACTTGTTCTTGTTATAAGGGTGACGGAGAAATAATAGATGTAGAAAAACAAAGTGAATTAAGTGGTAATATTCACAATAAAGCGGTAAATATATTAAAAGGATGTATAAGTTCAATTTTGGGGAAATATGCAAAGATTCCAGTGGATTTTCACTTAAGTTTTGAACAAGTATATAGTAGAATTGATGGGGATAGTGCCTCTGTTGCAGAATTTATTAGTATGATTTCATCACTAAGTAATATGCCTATAAGACAAAACATTGCTGTTACAGGATCATTAAATCAATTTGGAGAAGTTCAACCTATAGGTGGAGTTAATGAAAAAATAGAAGGTTTCTATAAAGTTTGTAAAGTTGTGGATAATATCAAAAACAAAGGAGTTTTAATTCCGTTTTCCAATAAGAATAATTTAGTTTTAAATAATGAAGTAGAAAAAGCTATTGATTATGGAAGCTTTCATATATATGTTATGAAAAATATAAAGGATGCTATAGAAATATTAATAGGAGATTATAATGAAGTTATGAGTAGTGTAAAAAGGGAAATAAGAAAATATAATAGAAAAGCATAA
- the rsmH gene encoding 16S rRNA (cytosine(1402)-N(4))-methyltransferase RsmH: MDFNHVPVLLEETIDSLNIKEDGIYVDCTLGGAGHSSYILKRLSKKGKLIGIDQDINALKAAKEKLKNYDNVIYVHNNFYNLASVLDELNIEKVDGILMDLGVSSYQLDTAERGFSYMQDAVLDMRMNTEESVSAYNIVNEYSEEELFRIIKEYGEERFARKIAKAIVKQREIEPVKTTLELVKIIKKVIPMKFQQGGHPAKKTFQAIRIEVNHELEILNKTIEDGVKHLNSHGRISIITFHSLEDRIVKNKFKELENPCTCPKEFPICICGMKPVVKVITRKPLEPSQEEKENNSRSKSSKLRVAQRI; encoded by the coding sequence ATGGATTTTAATCACGTACCAGTATTATTAGAAGAAACTATAGACTCATTAAATATAAAAGAAGATGGGATATATGTTGATTGTACATTAGGAGGAGCGGGACATTCTAGTTACATATTAAAAAGATTGTCGAAAAAAGGGAAATTAATAGGGATAGATCAAGATATAAATGCTCTAAAAGCAGCTAAAGAAAAATTAAAAAATTATGATAATGTAATCTATGTACATAATAATTTTTATAACTTAGCTAGTGTTTTAGATGAATTAAATATAGAAAAAGTAGATGGAATTTTAATGGATTTAGGAGTTTCCTCTTATCAATTAGACACTGCAGAAAGAGGATTTAGTTATATGCAAGATGCTGTTCTAGATATGAGAATGAATACAGAAGAAAGTGTTTCAGCTTATAATATTGTAAATGAATACAGTGAAGAAGAACTTTTTAGAATAATAAAAGAATATGGAGAAGAAAGATTTGCAAGGAAAATAGCTAAAGCAATAGTTAAACAAAGGGAAATAGAACCAGTAAAGACTACATTAGAATTGGTAAAAATTATAAAAAAAGTAATACCTATGAAGTTTCAGCAAGGAGGACATCCAGCTAAAAAAACTTTTCAAGCTATTAGAATAGAAGTTAACCATGAACTTGAAATATTAAATAAAACTATAGAGGATGGAGTTAAACATCTAAATTCCCATGGAAGAATTTCAATTATTACATTCCATTCATTAGAAGATAGAATAGTAAAAAATAAGTTTAAAGAATTAGAAAATCCATGTACTTGCCCTAAGGAATTTCCAATATGTATTTGTGGAATGAAACCTGTAGTTAAAGTTATTACTAGAAAACCTTTAGAACCATCACAAGAAGAAAAAGAAAATAATTCAAGAAGTAAAAGTTCAAAACTAAGAGTAGCACAAAGAATTTAG
- a CDS encoding stage V sporulation protein D encodes MTKKQYRDKSIIKRRMLMILGILLLLFFSLVGRLSYVMIVKSHDYKNIATDQWTSEVKIEARRGKILDRNGHELAVSANVYRIDLDMNALRAAQHKGKTNEISDDEVANEISKALNMDKEEILKILQKRLPSGLPMGSATLKRRIEKEEADNARNIKVRGKKLRGVIVSPDTKRYYPNDNFLSQVLGHTRSDGEGLTGVELEYNKYLSGVPGVKIAETDNKSQDLPYTISEYTKPVPGKDVVLTIDEMIQHFAEKAADQAIKDNKAKAVTVMVMDPKTGEILAMANKPDYNPNSPWEEGKTFAELQQKWRNRAVSDTFEPGSIFKVITASAAMQEKVIDEENYRVTCNGGIKVADRIRHCAKKSGHGLETFPDIIKNSCNVGFIDVGRKLGAEKLNKHIYKFGFGKKTGIDLPGEASGIVKKTEKIGEGDLASISFGQANTVTCIQYMTALNAIANGGYLIKPHIAKEIVYYDENNNKVVDKSFDNLINEKKRIEDEDVMTRLRGYMERVVSEGGGRKAFIDGYKIAGKTGTAQKVVNGRYGAGKYIGSFASMAPSNDPKVTVLVSIDEPDSSNYYGGQIAAPVAKQLYTDIFNYLSLKGGSGEKLVAKNAVVPEVRGLKKDKAVKILKEAKLNCDLDTKGDYIVDMTPKPGYAINEGGKVILYTGSAENYNKEVAVPNLKGYSKEKAQQLLKSLGIQVKFIGEGAVLEQSIAPGKSVNRGTATIVLTLRDVGD; translated from the coding sequence GTGACTAAAAAGCAATACAGAGATAAAAGTATAATAAAGCGAAGGATGCTTATGATTTTAGGCATACTTTTGCTTTTGTTTTTTTCCTTAGTAGGTAGACTTTCTTATGTAATGATAGTAAAGTCTCATGATTATAAAAATATTGCTACCGATCAATGGACAAGTGAAGTTAAAATAGAAGCAAGAAGAGGCAAAATTTTAGATAGAAATGGACATGAACTGGCAGTTAGTGCTAATGTTTACAGAATTGATTTAGATATGAATGCATTAAGAGCAGCTCAGCATAAAGGCAAGACAAATGAAATATCTGATGATGAGGTAGCAAATGAAATTTCAAAAGCTTTAAATATGGACAAGGAAGAAATATTAAAAATTTTACAAAAAAGACTTCCAAGTGGATTACCTATGGGATCAGCTACTTTAAAAAGAAGAATAGAAAAGGAAGAAGCAGATAATGCTAGAAATATTAAAGTAAGAGGTAAAAAATTAAGAGGGGTTATAGTATCACCAGATACAAAAAGATATTATCCTAATGACAATTTTTTATCTCAAGTATTAGGACATACAAGATCAGATGGTGAAGGATTAACAGGGGTAGAACTAGAATATAATAAATATCTATCAGGAGTTCCAGGAGTAAAAATTGCTGAAACAGATAATAAAAGCCAAGATCTTCCGTATACTATTTCAGAATATACTAAACCAGTACCAGGAAAAGATGTAGTTCTTACTATTGATGAAATGATACAACATTTTGCTGAAAAAGCAGCTGATCAAGCTATAAAAGATAATAAAGCTAAAGCTGTTACTGTTATGGTTATGGATCCTAAGACAGGAGAAATTTTAGCCATGGCAAATAAACCAGATTATAATCCCAATTCTCCTTGGGAAGAAGGGAAAACTTTTGCTGAACTTCAACAAAAATGGAGAAATAGAGCTGTAAGTGATACCTTTGAGCCAGGATCTATATTTAAGGTAATAACAGCAAGTGCTGCAATGCAGGAAAAGGTTATTGATGAAGAAAATTATAGAGTAACTTGTAATGGTGGTATTAAAGTTGCAGATCGCATAAGACACTGTGCAAAGAAATCTGGACATGGGCTTGAAACTTTTCCAGATATAATTAAAAATTCATGTAATGTAGGATTTATAGATGTAGGTAGAAAATTAGGAGCAGAAAAGTTAAACAAGCACATTTACAAGTTTGGATTTGGTAAAAAAACAGGAATAGATCTTCCTGGTGAGGCTAGTGGTATAGTTAAAAAAACAGAAAAAATAGGAGAAGGAGATCTTGCTTCAATATCTTTTGGTCAAGCAAATACAGTAACTTGTATTCAATATATGACAGCTTTAAATGCCATAGCAAATGGAGGATATTTAATAAAACCTCATATTGCAAAAGAAATAGTTTACTATGATGAAAATAATAACAAAGTGGTTGATAAAAGTTTTGATAATTTAATCAATGAAAAGAAAAGAATAGAAGATGAAGATGTAATGACAAGACTAAGAGGTTATATGGAACGTGTTGTATCTGAAGGGGGAGGCAGAAAAGCTTTTATAGATGGATATAAAATAGCTGGTAAAACAGGAACAGCTCAAAAGGTTGTTAATGGCAGATATGGTGCAGGAAAATATATAGGGTCATTTGCATCAATGGCACCTTCAAATGATCCTAAAGTAACAGTACTTGTGTCTATTGATGAGCCAGATTCATCTAATTATTATGGAGGACAAATAGCAGCTCCAGTTGCTAAACAACTTTACACTGATATATTTAATTATTTATCACTTAAAGGAGGTAGCGGTGAAAAATTAGTAGCTAAGAATGCAGTTGTTCCAGAAGTTAGAGGACTTAAAAAAGATAAAGCTGTTAAAATTTTAAAAGAAGCTAAATTAAATTGTGATTTAGATACTAAAGGTGATTATATAGTAGATATGACACCTAAACCAGGATATGCTATAAATGAAGGTGGAAAAGTTATTCTTTACACCGGTAGTGCAGAAAATTATAATAAAGAAGTGGCAGTTCCAAATCTTAAGGGATATAGTAAAGAAAAGGCTCAACAGCTTTTAAAAAGTTTAGGAATTCAAGTTAAGTTTATTGGAGAAGGTGCTGTCTTAGAACAAAGTATTGCTCCTGGTAAGTCAGTTAATAGGGGAACAGCAACTATAGTTCTTACTTTGCGGGATGTTGGTGATTAG
- a CDS encoding putative manganese-dependent inorganic diphosphatase, translating to MKDMIYITGHKNPDTDSICSALAYAEFKNKSANVKAKPIRLGDISRETQFALDYFKVKEPELIKTLKPLVKDLEMDKVAPLYPETSLKTAWTEMKENNVKTIPVVDKDDKFLGIVSLSNLTSAYMDIWDNYILTKSKTPFENVVDTLSAKVLCQNGKFKICGGKILVAAMNPDSLKKMMETGDVVICGNREDTQIAIIENKASLMIIAGNHEVSKGIIDKAIENQCTVITTPYDSFTASRMIVQSIPIKYVMTTKDLICFRDTDHVEDVKDIMAKTRFRSYPVLDDHNNVLGTISRFHLISQINKKVILVDHNETAQSVDGLEDTEITEIIDHHRIADIQTSNPIYFRNEPVGCTASIIGSIFFENGIEPSKETAGLLCSAIISDTLLFKSPTSTNFDRMIIEKLAKIAGIDIEEYAKEMFKAGTSLVGRTVDEIFNTDFKTFTLLDRKIGVAQVSTMDIEGFKPMKNDMVTYMKKKCDEEGYDLLALLLTDIIQNGSEVIAIGERTDYVEKAFNVTLSDNSAYVPDLLSRKKQVIPPITKAIESDN from the coding sequence ATGAAAGATATGATCTACATTACAGGACACAAAAATCCTGATACAGACTCAATATGTTCAGCTCTTGCTTATGCAGAGTTCAAAAATAAATCTGCAAATGTAAAAGCTAAACCCATAAGACTTGGAGATATTAGCCGTGAGACTCAATTTGCTCTTGATTATTTTAAAGTTAAAGAGCCTGAACTTATAAAAACTTTAAAACCTTTAGTAAAAGATTTAGAAATGGATAAAGTAGCTCCTTTATATCCTGAAACATCTTTAAAAACAGCTTGGACTGAAATGAAAGAAAATAATGTAAAAACTATACCAGTTGTTGATAAAGATGATAAATTCTTAGGAATTGTAAGCCTTTCAAATTTAACTTCTGCTTACATGGACATATGGGATAACTATATTTTAACTAAAAGTAAAACACCTTTTGAAAATGTAGTAGATACATTATCAGCTAAAGTACTTTGTCAAAATGGTAAATTTAAAATATGTGGTGGTAAAATTTTAGTAGCTGCTATGAATCCTGATAGCTTGAAAAAAATGATGGAAACTGGTGATGTAGTTATTTGTGGTAACAGGGAAGATACTCAAATAGCAATAATAGAAAATAAAGCATCTCTTATGATTATCGCAGGAAATCATGAAGTTTCTAAAGGAATTATTGATAAAGCTATTGAAAATCAATGTACAGTTATTACAACTCCATACGATTCATTTACAGCTTCAAGAATGATAGTTCAAAGTATTCCTATAAAATATGTTATGACTACTAAAGATCTTATTTGTTTTAGAGATACAGATCACGTTGAAGACGTAAAAGACATAATGGCAAAAACAAGATTTAGAAGTTATCCTGTACTAGATGACCACAATAATGTATTAGGTACAATTTCTAGATTCCACTTAATATCACAAATTAATAAAAAAGTAATATTAGTTGACCATAATGAAACTGCTCAGTCTGTTGATGGTCTTGAAGATACTGAAATTACAGAAATTATAGATCACCATAGAATTGCAGATATTCAAACTAGCAATCCTATATACTTTAGAAATGAACCTGTAGGATGTACAGCTTCAATTATCGGGTCTATATTCTTTGAAAATGGAATAGAACCATCTAAAGAAACTGCTGGTCTTCTTTGTAGTGCTATAATATCTGATACTTTATTATTTAAATCACCAACATCAACTAACTTTGATAGAATGATTATAGAAAAATTAGCTAAAATAGCTGGTATAGATATCGAAGAATATGCAAAAGAAATGTTTAAAGCTGGAACATCTCTTGTAGGTAGAACTGTTGATGAAATATTTAATACAGATTTCAAAACATTTACTTTACTAGATCGCAAAATTGGTGTAGCTCAAGTTAGTACTATGGATATAGAAGGCTTTAAGCCAATGAAAAATGATATGGTAACTTACATGAAGAAAAAATGTGATGAAGAAGGATATGATTTACTTGCTTTACTTCTAACAGATATTATTCAAAATGGTTCAGAAGTAATTGCAATAGGTGAAAGAACTGATTATGTTGAAAAAGCATTTAATGTTACTTTAAGCGATAATTCAGCATATGTTCCTGACTTATTATCAAGAAAGAAACAAGTAATTCCACCAATTACAAAAGCAATTGAATCAGATAATTAA